In a single window of the Ignavibacteriales bacterium genome:
- a CDS encoding GIY-YIG nuclease family protein, giving the protein MQSWFYILRLQSTHLYCGSTRSLEKRLKDHFAGRACRTTKIDPPIVLVYSEEFPSYKEAFRHEHQVKHWSRAKKEALIAGQLDQLKRLAKKRRREDKRQILNTATPK; this is encoded by the coding sequence ATGCAATCCTGGTTCTACATCCTCCGCCTCCAATCCACACACCTCTATTGTGGTTCCACCCGTTCTCTCGAGAAGAGACTCAAAGATCATTTTGCAGGCCGGGCCTGTCGCACGACCAAGATCGATCCTCCAATCGTCCTGGTCTACTCAGAAGAATTCCCATCATACAAGGAAGCCTTTCGACACGAACATCAGGTGAAACATTGGAGTCGTGCGAAAAAGGAGGCGCTCATTGCTGGCCAGTTGGATCAGTTGAAGAGACTCGCGAAGAAGAGAAGACGTGAGGACAAGCGGCAGATCCTCAATACAGCGACGCCCAAGTAA
- a CDS encoding response regulator yields MSDKPVVLVIDDEIQIRRLLELTLKSNGYKVLLADTAQEGVRQAEMDRPELTILDLGLPDMDGLNVLKKIRQWSSMPVLILSVRDSESDIVACLDAGADDYLVKPFRTGELLARVRTALRHRPGQPIGDLFECHGLSVDLAARTVKKFGIIVKLTATEYSLLALLIRHAGKVLTHRFILQEIWGPAHADETQYTRVYVGQLRKKIENDPTNPNIILTESGIGYRLGVDE; encoded by the coding sequence ATGAGTGACAAACCTGTCGTGCTCGTCATCGATGATGAAATACAGATCCGCCGCCTGCTCGAGCTCACGCTGAAATCGAACGGCTACAAGGTGCTGCTTGCTGACACGGCACAAGAGGGCGTTCGTCAAGCGGAGATGGATCGTCCGGAACTGACGATTCTGGACCTTGGCCTTCCCGACATGGATGGCCTGAATGTGCTAAAGAAAATACGACAGTGGTCGTCGATGCCCGTGCTCATTCTGTCGGTGCGAGACTCCGAGTCTGACATTGTCGCGTGTCTCGATGCCGGAGCAGATGACTATCTGGTAAAGCCGTTTCGGACAGGCGAGCTGCTTGCTCGAGTCCGCACGGCTCTGCGTCATCGCCCGGGTCAGCCTATCGGAGACCTGTTCGAATGTCACGGTTTGTCAGTCGACCTGGCTGCACGTACGGTGAAGAAGTTTGGAATCATAGTTAAATTGACGGCAACGGAGTATTCGCTGTTGGCCCTCCTTATCCGCCACGCCGGAAAAGTGCTCACACATAGATTCATTCTTCAAGAGATATGGGGCCCGGCACACGCTGATGAAACGCAGTATACCAGGGTCTACGTAGGGCAGCTCCGTAAAAAAATCGAAAATGACCCGACGAATCCCAACATCATTCTTACGGAGTCCGGCATCGGTTATCGGCTAGGGGTGGATGAATAG
- a CDS encoding sensor histidine kinase KdpD — MATRDETRLDPEQLLRSLKRAEEKEGRGKLKIFFGMCAGVGKTYEMLQAGQEAEKKGTDIVIGYVETHGRAETEALVSGLTIIPRKKIDYRGVSLEEMDLDAILEVKPRLVLVDEFAHTNAPGSRHTKRYLDVMELLDNGIDVYSTLNVQHLESRADTVAQITGAIVRETVPDSVFERADEVEVIDLPPDELLKRLAEGKVYATERSQRAIQNFFRVGNLTALREMVLRLGAERVDRQLRDYMQTEHIRGPWKSGHRLILGLTASQQAVQLIRWTRRIASTMQANWIAVFVERSRPLNEAEKDQLAKNLALARELGAEIITTADEDVGVALLRVAREQNATQIIVGRGGKRWFWQKSLVDQLLDLDKDIDVYVTSGEEPSERSATWRFVVPEIHSGFTQYAAAAAIILFVSSVCYPFCDFLGYQTVSLILLLIVVLLPLRLGVGPVILAALLSVLTWDYFFIPPRFTFAIATKQDLLMVFTYFAIAAVTGVLTVRVRAREKAVRSREERAVALYALTNDLSFAKNQDDVVRAAVTNFKKFFNADLAVFVSDLDGDLVNKAHPASTYLPGEKELSVPAWVHWNEKRAGRFTETLPFAEATYYPLSSPRYPLGVIGVKTGAGDRLSIDQEALLENFLSQVSSVLEREFLNEMTKQSIAFVESERLYTTLFNSISHEMRTPITALVGASESLLNDKVGGQPDVRRELAQEIQSASERLDNIVQNLLAMTRLESGLIQPRRDWTDLRDVVHSCQAKLKKELAGHHVSINIPPSLPLVKLDFALFEQVLVNLMRNAALHTQSGSSIAVTAQAEGKECIMTIADNGPGFPPDSLKNIFEKFYRVPGSKTGGIGLGLSIAQGFVLAHGGTITVENLAERGAKFSIRLPLEAGVQPNAEYPDE, encoded by the coding sequence AGACGTATGAGATGCTCCAGGCCGGCCAGGAAGCGGAGAAGAAAGGGACCGATATTGTCATCGGCTATGTGGAAACTCACGGCCGAGCGGAAACGGAGGCGCTTGTAAGCGGTCTCACCATCATACCGCGAAAAAAAATCGACTACCGTGGCGTCTCGCTCGAAGAAATGGATCTCGACGCGATCCTTGAAGTCAAACCGCGTCTGGTTCTCGTCGACGAGTTCGCTCACACAAACGCCCCCGGAAGCAGACATACCAAGCGTTACCTCGATGTCATGGAGTTGCTCGACAACGGGATCGATGTCTATTCGACTCTCAACGTCCAGCATCTCGAAAGCCGTGCGGACACAGTAGCGCAGATCACCGGTGCTATCGTTCGGGAGACTGTCCCTGATTCCGTATTCGAGCGGGCAGACGAGGTCGAGGTCATCGACCTGCCGCCCGATGAGCTTCTGAAGAGACTCGCAGAGGGAAAGGTCTACGCGACAGAGCGATCGCAGCGCGCGATCCAGAACTTCTTCCGTGTCGGAAACCTGACTGCCTTGCGGGAAATGGTGCTCCGATTGGGCGCTGAGCGGGTCGATCGGCAGTTGCGGGACTACATGCAGACGGAGCATATACGGGGGCCCTGGAAGTCGGGCCACCGGCTGATTTTGGGACTCACTGCGAGCCAGCAGGCAGTGCAACTGATCCGCTGGACCCGTCGCATTGCCTCCACGATGCAGGCGAATTGGATAGCAGTGTTTGTCGAGCGATCAAGACCTCTCAATGAAGCCGAAAAGGATCAGCTCGCTAAGAACCTCGCCCTCGCGCGTGAGCTTGGAGCGGAGATTATTACGACCGCTGACGAAGATGTGGGGGTAGCGCTGCTTCGAGTCGCCCGCGAGCAGAATGCGACCCAAATCATCGTCGGGAGGGGCGGGAAGAGGTGGTTCTGGCAGAAAAGCCTCGTCGACCAATTGCTCGACCTGGATAAGGACATAGACGTCTATGTGACATCGGGGGAGGAGCCTTCTGAAAGAAGTGCCACGTGGCGGTTTGTCGTCCCGGAAATACACTCAGGATTCACGCAGTACGCTGCGGCCGCAGCGATTATTCTCTTTGTTTCGTCCGTGTGTTACCCCTTCTGCGATTTCCTGGGCTACCAAACCGTCTCGCTCATACTTCTTCTGATCGTAGTGCTGCTTCCTCTACGGCTTGGTGTTGGTCCCGTCATCCTCGCTGCATTGCTCAGTGTGCTTACGTGGGACTACTTCTTCATTCCTCCACGATTCACATTTGCAATTGCGACGAAGCAGGATTTGCTCATGGTGTTTACATATTTCGCCATCGCCGCAGTGACCGGGGTTCTGACCGTGAGAGTGCGCGCGCGGGAAAAGGCCGTTCGCTCCCGTGAAGAACGGGCGGTTGCCCTCTATGCTCTGACAAATGACCTCTCCTTTGCGAAAAACCAGGATGATGTTGTTCGGGCTGCTGTGACAAACTTCAAGAAGTTTTTCAACGCGGACCTCGCTGTGTTTGTCAGCGATCTCGATGGTGACCTTGTTAATAAAGCGCACCCGGCAAGCACGTACCTGCCAGGGGAAAAGGAGCTCAGTGTGCCCGCATGGGTCCACTGGAACGAAAAGAGGGCGGGGAGATTTACTGAAACGCTTCCGTTCGCCGAGGCGACCTACTACCCGCTTTCAAGTCCCCGCTATCCGCTCGGCGTTATTGGTGTCAAGACGGGAGCAGGGGACCGCCTTTCCATAGACCAGGAGGCACTGCTGGAGAACTTTCTCAGCCAGGTCTCTTCTGTTCTTGAGCGCGAGTTTCTCAATGAAATGACAAAGCAATCCATTGCATTCGTTGAGTCCGAGCGCTTGTATACAACATTGTTCAATTCGATTTCCCACGAGATGCGGACGCCTATCACGGCTCTCGTAGGAGCTTCGGAAAGCCTCCTGAACGACAAAGTCGGGGGGCAGCCTGACGTGCGACGAGAACTCGCCCAGGAAATTCAGTCCGCCTCGGAACGTCTCGACAACATCGTGCAAAACCTCCTGGCCATGACGCGCTTGGAGTCAGGGCTCATTCAACCCCGGCGGGATTGGACAGATCTCCGTGACGTTGTGCACTCATGCCAGGCAAAGTTAAAGAAAGAACTCGCGGGTCACCACGTGTCGATCAACATACCTCCGTCACTTCCTTTGGTCAAACTTGACTTCGCCCTCTTCGAACAGGTGCTTGTCAATCTCATGAGGAATGCTGCGCTGCACACTCAGTCCGGTTCGTCCATTGCAGTGACTGCGCAGGCTGAGGGAAAAGAATGTATCATGACGATTGCAGACAACGGCCCGGGTTTTCCGCCGGATTCACTCAAGAACATCTTCGAGAAGTTTTACCGCGTACCAGGATCAAAGACCGGAGGAATCGGACTTGGTCTATCGATTGCTCAGGGGTTCGTTCTGGCGCACGGAGGGACAATCACTGTAGAAAACCTCGCCGAACGCGGAGCGAAATTCTCCATCCGCCTGCCCCTGGAAGCCGGCGTGCAACCGAATGCGGAGTACCCGGATGAGTGA